Proteins found in one Alphaproteobacteria bacterium genomic segment:
- the purB gene encoding adenylosuccinate lyase produces the protein MIPRYSRPEMTQIWEPDNKFRIWFEIEAHACDAQAQLGVIPKESAAAVWAKGKFNAARIDEIEKETKHDVLAFLTNLAESIGEHARFVHQGMTSSDVLDTTLSFQLKQAADLLIKDLDDLLDALKKRAMEHKYTMTIGRSHGIHAEPTTFGLKLAGHYAAFKRNRERLVAARNDVATCAISGAVGTFATIDPFVEKYVAEKMGLSVEPVSTQVIPRDRHAMFFATLGVIAGSIENLAIEVRHLQRTEVREAQEFFAKGQKGSSAMPHKKNPVLSENLTGLARIVRAAVNPAMENVALWHERDISHSAVERVFAPDATIALDFALARLTGMMRDLIVCPENMRKNLDSLGGIHFSQRVLLALTQAGISREDAYKKVQASAMQIWEHGGQLKDILLKDADIMMSLTTQQIDSLFDEKAYSAQVDTIFSRVFA, from the coding sequence ATGATACCACGATATTCCCGTCCGGAAATGACCCAAATTTGGGAGCCGGATAACAAGTTCCGTATTTGGTTCGAAATTGAAGCACATGCCTGTGATGCTCAAGCACAACTTGGTGTAATCCCCAAGGAGTCAGCCGCAGCAGTGTGGGCCAAGGGTAAATTCAACGCGGCGCGCATTGACGAAATTGAGAAAGAAACCAAGCATGATGTGTTGGCGTTTCTTACCAATCTAGCTGAATCAATCGGCGAGCATGCGCGCTTTGTGCACCAAGGCATGACATCCAGCGATGTACTGGACACCACCTTGTCGTTCCAATTGAAGCAAGCCGCAGATTTGCTGATAAAAGATTTGGATGATTTACTGGATGCGCTGAAAAAGCGTGCGATGGAACATAAATATACGATGACCATTGGCCGCAGCCACGGCATTCATGCCGAGCCAACAACATTCGGTTTGAAACTGGCGGGGCATTACGCAGCATTTAAGCGCAACCGCGAACGCCTTGTGGCAGCCCGCAATGATGTTGCGACGTGCGCGATTTCTGGCGCCGTTGGAACATTTGCGACCATTGATCCGTTTGTAGAAAAATATGTGGCTGAAAAAATGGGTTTATCGGTTGAACCTGTTTCAACACAAGTCATCCCGCGTGACCGCCACGCCATGTTCTTTGCGACCTTGGGCGTCATTGCTGGTTCGATTGAAAATCTGGCCATTGAAGTACGGCATTTGCAACGCACCGAAGTGCGCGAAGCGCAGGAATTTTTTGCCAAAGGGCAAAAAGGTTCATCCGCCATGCCACATAAGAAAAACCCGGTATTGTCGGAAAACCTTACAGGACTTGCACGTATTGTGCGTGCGGCAGTTAATCCGGCAATGGAAAACGTGGCGTTATGGCATGAACGTGATATTTCACATTCCGCTGTTGAACGTGTGTTTGCACCAGACGCAACCATTGCACTTGATTTCGCCCTTGCCCGGTTAACCGGTATGATGCGTGATTTGATTGTGTGCCCAGAGAACATGCGCAAGAATTTGGATAGCCTTGGCGGTATTCATTTCTCGCAGCGCGTGTTACTTGCCCTTACCCAAGCCGGTATTAGCCGTGAAGATGCGTATAAGAAAGTTCAGGCAAGCGCCATGCAGATTTGGGAACATGGTGGGCAGCTCAAAGATATTCTCTTGAAAGATGCAGATATCATGATGTCGCTAACTACGCAGCAGATTGATTCGTTGTTTGACGAAAAGGCTTATTCCGCGCAGGTTGATACAATCTTTTCTCGCGTTTTTGCCTAG